A genome region from Tidjanibacter massiliensis includes the following:
- the mobB gene encoding conjugal transfer protein MobB, translated as MVARITYGKNIVGMLEYNKLKVDKETAGVLCCHKLPVMPLDGKIDFHKLVEAFAPHLSDPRSRLSDPVFHASLNPHPEDRLSDARLIEIAHEYMERMGYGAQPFVVFKHEDIARSHLHIVSICIGPDGKTIDRYNDRKRSQEITRELERQYGLHSSQGERPVFEELRRVDYRAGNVRAQVASVVRSMTDRYRFASAGELNTLLRPFNVWLEECRGEARGRTYEGVLYGALDASGERIGNPIPASRIGRDVGYDALQKQYAATKSWIRENRERLEPTKEAIRQAMRQCRTPEEFAETMRRAGISVVFHRSGKNDGRIFGVTFIDHDNRLVVNGSRFDRAFSANNFERLFAQAGEETRNTEKENLPANPKRPERIPDRRPQRSDTAGKWLLFDLVDTLLDEAAAPDLYEEYEMIQKRRKRKVQN; from the coding sequence ATGGTCGCAAGAATAACTTATGGCAAAAATATCGTCGGCATGCTGGAGTATAACAAGCTGAAAGTCGATAAAGAAACAGCCGGCGTATTGTGCTGTCACAAACTCCCGGTAATGCCCCTCGACGGTAAAATAGACTTTCATAAATTGGTGGAAGCATTCGCACCTCACTTGTCCGACCCGCGCTCCCGATTGTCCGACCCGGTATTCCACGCTTCGCTCAATCCTCACCCGGAAGACCGGCTGTCGGATGCGCGGCTCATCGAAATAGCGCACGAATACATGGAACGTATGGGGTACGGCGCCCAGCCCTTCGTCGTCTTCAAACACGAAGACATAGCCCGCAGTCACCTCCATATCGTATCTATCTGTATCGGGCCGGACGGGAAAACGATCGACCGCTACAACGACCGTAAACGCTCTCAAGAAATTACACGGGAACTCGAACGACAATACGGATTGCACTCTTCGCAGGGAGAACGACCGGTATTCGAGGAGTTGCGGCGGGTCGATTATCGGGCTGGCAATGTACGGGCACAGGTGGCCTCTGTCGTGCGTAGTATGACGGACCGCTACCGCTTTGCATCGGCCGGAGAGCTGAACACGCTGCTGCGGCCTTTCAACGTCTGGCTCGAAGAGTGTCGCGGAGAAGCACGGGGCCGCACCTACGAAGGAGTCCTTTACGGAGCGCTCGATGCCTCCGGGGAACGCATCGGCAATCCGATCCCGGCCAGCCGTATCGGACGGGATGTCGGGTACGACGCCCTGCAAAAACAATATGCCGCAACGAAGAGCTGGATTCGGGAAAACAGGGAGCGGCTGGAGCCGACCAAAGAAGCCATCCGGCAGGCGATGCGACAATGCAGAACGCCGGAAGAGTTCGCTGAAACAATGCGCCGGGCGGGAATTTCCGTCGTGTTCCACCGCAGCGGGAAGAACGACGGGAGGATTTTCGGCGTCACCTTCATCGATCATGACAACCGGCTGGTTGTAAACGGCTCGCGGTTCGACAGAGCGTTTTCGGCGAACAACTTCGAGAGGCTGTTCGCGCAGGCCGGGGAAGAAACCCGGAATACGGAAAAAGAAAACTTACCTGCCAATCCCAAGAGGCCGGAACGAATCCCCGACAGGCGTCCGCAGCGAAGCGACACGGCGGGAAAATGGCTGTTGTTCGACCTCGTAGATACGCTGCTCGACGAAGCCGCAGCACCGGATCTCTATGAAGAGTACGAAATGATACAGAAGCGCAGGAAACGGAAAGTGCAGAATTAA
- a CDS encoding ParA family protein gives MDKQPVFISIANQKGGIGKSTYTIFTASLLHYRMGYRVLVADCDYPQWSIARQRERDLDVMESSERLKQQMMTQYKQTGQKVWPVLETQPSSALADVSNYIRQEEVPDVVLVDFPGTIGTKGVLGLMACMDYLFVPVRADKTVLESSITFARTINEGIIARKSSPLKSVSMFWTMLDRRERTPLYEHYEQVIRHFGLSLMRSRLPMRSRFSRESDGNGGIFRSTLFAADRSFTVDSGMDDFLAELCAIISVPLKSGQININQTIPEKGKN, from the coding sequence ATGGACAAACAACCTGTTTTTATTTCGATCGCCAATCAAAAGGGAGGTATCGGAAAATCAACTTACACAATTTTCACGGCCAGCCTGCTTCATTACCGGATGGGTTACCGGGTTTTGGTAGCTGACTGCGATTATCCGCAATGGAGCATCGCCCGGCAGCGCGAGCGGGATTTGGATGTCATGGAAAGCTCCGAGCGTCTCAAGCAGCAGATGATGACGCAGTACAAACAGACGGGACAGAAGGTATGGCCCGTGTTGGAAACCCAACCATCGAGTGCTCTGGCAGACGTCTCGAACTACATCAGACAGGAGGAGGTACCGGATGTCGTGCTGGTCGATTTTCCCGGTACCATCGGAACCAAAGGGGTATTGGGGCTTATGGCCTGCATGGATTATCTGTTTGTGCCGGTCAGAGCAGATAAGACGGTTTTGGAGAGCTCGATAACTTTCGCCCGAACCATTAACGAGGGGATTATCGCTCGTAAGAGTTCACCGCTGAAGAGCGTGAGTATGTTTTGGACCATGCTTGACCGACGGGAACGCACTCCGCTGTACGAACACTATGAACAAGTCATCCGGCATTTCGGTCTTTCGCTGATGCGGAGCCGTCTTCCTATGCGGAGCCGTTTCAGCCGAGAGTCCGATGGCAACGGAGGCATCTTCCGCTCAACGCTGTTCGCCGCCGACCGCTCCTTTACCGTCGATAGCGGGATGGATGATTTTCTTGCGGAATTATGTGCTATCATTAGTGTCCCGTTAAAATCGGGACAAATTAATATTAATCAAACAATCCCGGAAAAAGGGAAGAATTGA
- a CDS encoding radical SAM/SPASM domain-containing protein, with protein MSNNKPLKMKLKSDDIRLIPISDDVVLFFHAPTLQLYPLKDKRLISFLQSIKEGGIRLAQELSDYKDINNFIINKIVSAPSTSRYNEADRSKNDFTHIVLPISSSCNLSCPYCFVYAGNGINFRSYTQEDVKRNFAYIFKNTPEKEKQRVVYFFGGEPLLNFPIMEFTIKHLKETYSDYNICYSITSNGTILNNALLNFIKTNNIFVLISLDGPDNEYNLRHYKNGKKSIHNVIQNIRRLKENGIHVEIRATIVNNNPYLLETYKYFEEFGVPFTIMHAFNSENRNHLELTTYDESSLNNLKEQYNKLCDYYLHEVIIPQKKIYNREFKKLDHSIRYRFLRAVICSAGYNYYTITADGDIFSCTNLMNDKKYKIGDIYSNYLDKDLYTPISVDEINECKKCWLKYLCSGGCLAQKVTDNISNRSSMDINHCKLEEIRWEFNLKIYYYLTQYFPGFFSDN; from the coding sequence ATGAGTAATAATAAACCGCTAAAAATGAAACTCAAAAGTGACGATATTCGGTTAATTCCCATTTCTGACGATGTAGTCTTATTTTTTCACGCTCCGACACTTCAATTATATCCATTAAAAGATAAACGACTAATATCGTTCCTGCAAAGTATTAAAGAAGGAGGAATTAGATTAGCACAAGAATTATCTGATTATAAGGATATTAATAATTTTATTATAAATAAAATAGTGTCGGCTCCAAGTACATCTCGATATAATGAAGCAGACCGAAGTAAGAATGATTTTACCCATATTGTTTTACCGATATCTTCAAGTTGTAATTTGAGTTGTCCTTATTGCTTTGTGTATGCAGGCAATGGCATAAATTTTAGAAGTTATACACAAGAAGATGTCAAAAGAAATTTTGCTTATATTTTTAAGAATACACCGGAAAAAGAGAAGCAGCGAGTAGTGTATTTTTTTGGTGGCGAACCTCTACTGAATTTCCCGATAATGGAATTTACGATAAAGCATCTCAAAGAAACATATTCTGATTATAATATTTGCTATTCAATCACTTCCAATGGAACAATCCTTAATAATGCATTACTTAATTTCATCAAAACAAATAATATATTTGTTTTAATAAGTTTAGATGGTCCTGACAATGAATATAATCTTCGTCATTATAAAAATGGCAAGAAAAGTATTCATAACGTCATCCAAAATATTCGTAGATTGAAAGAGAATGGTATTCACGTTGAAATACGCGCAACTATTGTCAATAACAACCCATATTTATTGGAAACTTATAAATATTTTGAAGAGTTTGGGGTGCCTTTCACAATTATGCATGCTTTTAATTCTGAAAATAGAAACCATTTAGAGTTAACCACGTATGATGAATCAAGTTTAAATAATTTGAAGGAACAATATAATAAATTATGTGATTACTATCTACATGAAGTGATAATCCCTCAAAAGAAAATCTACAATCGTGAGTTTAAAAAACTAGATCATTCTATTAGATATAGATTTTTGAGAGCAGTTATTTGTAGTGCAGGATATAATTATTATACAATTACGGCTGATGGAGATATTTTTAGTTGTACAAATTTGATGAATGATAAAAAGTACAAAATTGGAGATATATACAGTAATTATTTAGATAAAGATTTATACACTCCTATTTCTGTTGATGAAATTAACGAATGTAAAAAATGCTGGCTGAAATATCTATGTTCTGGTGGGTGTCTGGCACAAAAGGTTACGGATAATATAAGTAACAGGTCCTCTATGGATATTAATCATTGCAAATTAGAAGAAATTAGATGGGAATTTAATCTGAAAATTTATTACTACTTAACGCAATATTTTCCTGGATTTTTCTCTGATAACTAA
- a CDS encoding lantibiotic dehydratase translates to MKPTFIPFPDFVFRTPLFPLDAPAEDTTLSPEFREALYLASPELYEGCVSKDRKKQTKFERSVLKYRHRAMTRCTPFGLFAGCSTGKIADSTSIELPATKDNKRRTRLDMQYLCALIQEIERDPNVREQLVYYPNDSLYEIGGKYRYKKPQRRI, encoded by the coding sequence ATGAAACCGACGTTTATCCCTTTCCCCGACTTTGTTTTCAGGACGCCATTATTTCCGCTGGATGCTCCGGCAGAAGATACGACCTTGAGTCCTGAATTTCGGGAAGCGCTCTATTTAGCCTCGCCGGAGCTGTATGAAGGTTGTGTATCGAAAGACCGAAAAAAGCAGACTAAATTCGAGCGTTCCGTTCTGAAATACCGGCATCGGGCAATGACACGGTGTACTCCGTTCGGTTTATTCGCAGGATGTAGCACGGGAAAGATTGCGGACAGTACATCGATCGAATTACCGGCTACGAAGGACAACAAACGCCGTACCCGGTTGGACATGCAATATCTGTGTGCTCTGATTCAGGAGATTGAGCGTGACCCCAACGTGCGGGAGCAACTCGTATATTACCCGAATGACAGCCTTTATGAAATCGGCGGAAAATATCGCTATAAGAAACCGCAGCGCCGTATATAG
- a CDS encoding DUF4932 domain-containing protein, protein MKKTLLIIVGMLFFNVQSYSQIISKVDERFELTSIMFALAGVPEYCECAIPSYVEDIITELAPYEFTEPINYIRELNTMHAIGYNNVSTTAEMLEIKNGKIRLQPQFDISQISKYDSQWNEELFAKYLKMINQFYKESNFHKFYKDHKELYDIATNRMNELLATIDTQWFYSFFGKEFDKELDIYISITNGPSNYALRNGILVGVMKDGNGMPHVNSFLTLPTIIHEFCHHYTNPLFDRWSPQMEYSANKIYPYVEDKMHQLAYSGADVTLEEWLNNLCVLAYLKETGYSSFNARVSYQVARGFIWMRRSMDFMENFYAHRDLYPHIEDFMPQLIAFLNFTADNFDSVLTEYKNRHPYITNVYPAVNSDITGFNEIIITFSEPMLGAWGFYGSGSDDPNVKELYINAVEWSEDKLQVKLILAPEESEPNCTYGIQLLPEGFISAKYFHLDKTCRNLIFNTIQK, encoded by the coding sequence ATGAAAAAAACACTATTAATAATTGTAGGAATGCTCTTTTTTAACGTGCAATCTTACTCGCAAATCATATCCAAAGTAGATGAGCGCTTTGAGCTTACCAGCATCATGTTCGCATTAGCGGGAGTACCGGAATATTGTGAATGTGCCATACCGTCTTATGTAGAAGATATTATAACAGAATTAGCTCCCTATGAGTTTACCGAGCCTATCAATTATATCCGCGAATTAAATACAATGCATGCGATAGGCTACAATAACGTGTCCACTACAGCGGAAATGTTAGAGATAAAAAACGGCAAAATACGATTGCAGCCTCAATTCGACATTTCACAAATATCAAAATATGATTCTCAATGGAATGAGGAGTTGTTTGCTAAGTATCTGAAAATGATCAATCAATTCTATAAAGAAAGTAATTTTCACAAATTCTACAAAGATCATAAAGAATTATATGATATCGCCACCAATCGGATGAATGAACTTCTGGCCACAATCGACACCCAATGGTTTTATTCTTTTTTCGGAAAAGAGTTCGATAAGGAGCTGGATATATACATAAGTATAACGAACGGCCCGAGTAATTATGCTTTGCGCAATGGAATATTGGTCGGAGTTATGAAAGATGGGAACGGTATGCCTCATGTGAATTCATTCCTAACATTACCGACCATAATACATGAATTCTGTCACCATTATACAAATCCATTATTTGATCGATGGTCGCCGCAAATGGAATATTCAGCCAATAAAATTTATCCGTATGTAGAGGATAAAATGCACCAGTTAGCTTACTCCGGAGCAGACGTCACATTAGAAGAATGGCTTAATAATTTATGCGTTCTTGCATACCTGAAAGAAACTGGGTACTCATCGTTCAATGCACGGGTAAGCTATCAAGTAGCAAGAGGTTTTATATGGATGCGGCGCAGCATGGATTTTATGGAAAACTTTTACGCGCACAGGGATCTGTACCCTCATATAGAAGATTTCATGCCCCAGCTCATAGCTTTTTTAAATTTCACGGCTGATAATTTTGATTCTGTCCTAACAGAATATAAAAACAGACATCCATATATTACCAATGTATATCCTGCAGTTAATTCGGATATTACCGGTTTCAACGAGATAATCATAACTTTCTCAGAACCTATGCTCGGCGCTTGGGGATTTTACGGAAGTGGCTCTGATGATCCTAATGTAAAAGAACTCTACATAAATGCCGTAGAATGGTCTGAAGATAAACTGCAGGTGAAACTGATACTGGCGCCTGAAGAATCCGAACCTAATTGCACCTATGGGATACAACTGCTGCCGGAAGGGTTTATATCGGCAAAATACTTTCACTTAGACAAGACATGTAGAAATTTAATATTTAACACTATACAAAAATGA
- a CDS encoding Fic family protein, whose protein sequence is MKYLNIKKALTAWQNLQPLSEKDRERLSRRFTVDFNYNSNHIEGNTLTYGQTEILLLFGKVIGEADVRDVQEMTASNVGLRMMTEEATVKGVPLTQNFIRTLHKTILREDYTVYRDLPGGMQTSYVIHAGQYKTRPNSVITRYGDRFEYASPEETPGLMGDLVDWYNTAEQERKLSPVELAALFHYRYIRIHPFEDGNGRIARLLVNYILTRHDYPMIVVRSRKKSEYLEALHQTDLEVGPVPSDGAHAGVKDIRPFLKYFNDLVATEVYNDVLFVSERNENVWWYDGERIAFRTPNYTKILNAMRTQPTLTLADMKEETGISVTAIQKLLVQLISNKYVERGEKDGSWRVFVTQ, encoded by the coding sequence ATGAAGTATCTTAATATAAAGAAAGCGTTGACTGCATGGCAGAATTTGCAGCCGCTGTCGGAGAAGGATAGGGAAAGGCTCAGTCGCCGTTTTACTGTGGATTTCAATTACAACAGTAATCATATTGAGGGTAATACGTTGACTTATGGCCAGACGGAAATATTGCTACTTTTCGGCAAGGTGATTGGGGAGGCAGACGTGCGTGACGTGCAAGAGATGACCGCGAGCAACGTAGGCCTGCGAATGATGACGGAAGAGGCTACGGTGAAGGGAGTGCCATTGACACAGAATTTTATCCGGACATTGCATAAAACCATATTACGAGAAGATTATACTGTTTATCGAGATTTGCCTGGTGGTATGCAGACGAGTTATGTAATTCATGCCGGCCAGTATAAGACTCGGCCTAACAGTGTTATCACCCGATATGGGGACAGATTCGAATATGCCTCACCCGAGGAGACTCCCGGACTGATGGGAGACTTAGTGGACTGGTATAATACAGCAGAACAAGAAAGGAAACTATCTCCAGTAGAGTTGGCCGCACTGTTTCACTACCGTTATATACGCATTCATCCTTTCGAGGACGGTAACGGTCGTATTGCCCGGCTGTTGGTCAATTACATCCTAACGCGCCACGACTATCCAATGATTGTGGTTCGTAGTCGTAAAAAGAGCGAATATCTGGAAGCTTTGCATCAGACAGATCTCGAAGTAGGTCCTGTCCCTAGTGATGGAGCCCATGCAGGGGTCAAGGATATCCGTCCTTTTTTGAAATATTTCAATGACTTGGTGGCTACAGAAGTGTATAATGATGTGCTGTTTGTGAGCGAGAGGAATGAGAATGTGTGGTGGTATGATGGGGAACGGATTGCATTCCGAACGCCCAATTATACAAAAATACTGAACGCTATGCGAACTCAGCCCACGCTGACGCTGGCGGACATGAAAGAGGAAACGGGTATTAGCGTGACGGCTATTCAGAAACTGTTGGTACAGTTAATCTCCAATAAATACGTGGAGCGCGGAGAGAAGGATGGTAGCTGGAGAGTGTTTGTGACACAGTGA
- a CDS encoding M1 family metallopeptidase — MKRIIIIAVYLLLTVATNATPSIISSLNIYIGPEQERLFEFNKSISDYYPAIYSYSVSVKQELLIDDYDKDTLTLKLNRISPYKINGNSYFNNISNINITTTNPISNICMPLEFTINRERLLVKLPDRNCHISISYNLSSDFGFRVPSSTWVYMQLYFSKWQSWYFTTNDMYISEANFYTTNNIDVYAYDINRVDTNLFNTKYEQLSEGRQSFILLNKKFYKQLNFNYKTIQIECLFAKDIAADTLEIDGNYYYTLSPITGYNSTRDNLPQELFESIKYLIEFFNVSIPYHITVADGDIYFLDANNEIFRWGSMMDCGNQNFCLIIDKTMWETHSLVHEIIHTFIQYAPPISSSFYYFFNESMVEYLAIYSFYKDLDIRNEIFQEKKKYYEAIYGNSSDSISIKNLKNNYVNLTGNQTGPSVIIYEKTPYLIHLFAQSIGEDKFMKLLHTFYKEMATKKRCSIDDFKEILLSSGYVTQEQLENFIDSI; from the coding sequence ATGAAACGCATCATAATTATTGCAGTTTATCTCTTGCTAACCGTTGCTACGAATGCGACTCCTTCGATAATTTCATCATTAAATATCTATATTGGACCAGAGCAGGAGCGTTTGTTCGAGTTCAATAAAAGTATCAGCGATTATTATCCTGCAATTTATAGCTATTCTGTTTCTGTTAAACAAGAATTATTAATTGATGATTATGATAAAGATACATTAACTTTAAAACTAAATAGAATATCTCCTTATAAAATTAATGGTAATTCATATTTCAATAATATAAGTAACATAAACATAACGACAACAAATCCAATATCAAACATTTGCATGCCGCTTGAATTTACTATAAATAGAGAAAGATTACTTGTGAAATTGCCTGATAGAAATTGTCATATCTCTATATCTTATAATTTAAGTTCTGATTTTGGTTTTAGAGTTCCTTCATCAACTTGGGTTTATATGCAATTATATTTCTCAAAATGGCAATCTTGGTATTTTACAACAAATGATATGTATATATCAGAAGCAAATTTCTACACTACAAACAATATTGATGTATATGCTTATGATATAAATAGAGTCGATACTAATCTATTCAATACCAAATACGAACAACTATCCGAAGGTAGGCAATCATTTATTTTGCTAAACAAAAAGTTTTATAAGCAGTTAAATTTCAATTACAAAACGATTCAAATAGAGTGTTTGTTTGCAAAGGATATTGCCGCAGACACATTAGAGATTGATGGGAATTATTACTATACATTATCTCCTATTACTGGGTATAATTCAACAAGGGATAATTTACCTCAAGAGCTTTTTGAATCAATAAAATATCTTATTGAGTTTTTTAATGTGTCCATCCCTTATCATATAACAGTAGCTGATGGAGATATTTATTTTTTAGATGCCAATAATGAGATATTTCGTTGGGGTAGTATGATGGATTGTGGAAATCAAAATTTTTGTTTGATTATAGACAAAACGATGTGGGAAACACATTCTCTTGTTCATGAGATTATTCACACATTCATTCAATATGCTCCTCCGATATCATCTTCATTTTATTATTTTTTTAATGAAAGTATGGTAGAATATCTTGCTATTTATTCTTTCTATAAAGATTTAGATATAAGAAATGAAATTTTTCAAGAGAAAAAAAAGTATTATGAAGCTATCTATGGTAATAGTTCCGATTCCATCTCTATCAAAAATCTTAAGAATAATTATGTTAATCTGACCGGAAATCAAACTGGACCATCTGTGATTATTTATGAAAAAACACCGTATCTAATCCATTTATTTGCGCAATCAATCGGAGAAGATAAATTTATGAAATTATTACATACTTTCTATAAGGAAATGGCAACAAAAAAGCGCTGTAGTATTGATGACTTTAAAGAAATCTTATTATCTTCAGGATATGTTACTCAAGAACAATTAGAGAATTTTATTGATAGTATATAA